AGCGGTTGTAGTGGTCGCAGGCGATATCACCGTTGTGGTCGCGAAGCACTTGTCCGGGCGTGTGGCTGAACGTGTCCCAGATCGACGGGGAGCGACCGTCGGTGCGTACTGCACCCTCGATCTGATAGGACGCGGTCGCGGCACCCCACACAAAGCCCGTTGGGAATGCCGACTCGACTCCGGCGGTGGCGGCGGTCTCGGCTGTTTGTCGTGTCGTCATGAGCGTGCGGACGCCGCGGCGCCCCCTCCCTCGGTAGATCGGTGGATGGTCTTCTGCTGGAACGGGTACGCGGTCATCCCTTGACGGCTCCGGCCATGATGCCGCCGACGATCTGGCGGCCAAGGATCACGAACGCGATCAGCACCGGAGCGGTGCCGACGAGAGTTCCCGCCATGATCACCGCGGTGTCCGGCACGTAGCCGCTGCCCAGATTGTTGAGCGCGACCTGCACGGTGGGGTTCTCGGAGTTCAGCGTGATGATCGGCCAGAAGAAGTCGTTCCAGGCGGTCATGAACGTGAGCATCCCGAGCACCGCCATGCCCGGCCGGGCGGAGGGCAGTACGACACTCCAGAACATCCGCAACGCGGACGCCCCGTCGACACGCGCCGCCTCGATCAGCTCATCGGGCAGCGACTGCGCGATGTACTGCCGCATGAAGAAGACCCCGAACGCCGTGACCAGCGTCGGCAGGATCACCGAGGCCAGCGTGCCGATCAGGCCGTAGTCGGACATCACCATGAACAGCGGAACGACGCCGAGCGTCGGTGGGATCATCATCGTCGCGACGGTGAATGCGAACAACGCGTTGCGACCGCGGAACCGCAGCTTCGCGAACGCATAGCCGGCGGACGTACAGAACAACACGGTGCCGACGGTGATCGCGGTCGACACGACCACCGAGTTTGTGATCGCGAGTCCGATCTGCTGCTGCTCCAACGCAGTGGTGACGTTCGACCAGAGATCCGGGCCGGGCGTCAGCGGAGGCGGCGACTTCGCCATGTCCGACATCGGCCTGCTACCCGCGACGATCATGTAGTAGAAGGGGAACGCGAACGCGATCGCGGTCAGCGCGAGTAGTGCGTACCCGACGGGCCCGAGCCCGGTGCCCGATCTGTTGCGGCCGGCGATCATGCTTCCTCCCCGAGCAACGTCGTGCCACGCATGCGCCATCGGGCGATTGCGGTGTTCAGCAGTACGAGCAGCACGATCAGCAGGAACGAAACCCACGCGATCGCCGCGGCCCGGCCGAGTGCTCCGAACTGCCAGCCCTGTTGGTACATGAGCAATCCGAGCGTCTGATACTGGTGCTGGCTACCGCCCTGCGGTATGCCGCCGCCGAAGAGCAACGGCTCGCCGAAGAGCTGGGTCGCGCCGATCGTCGACACGACGATCGTGAACAGGATCGTCGGCCGTAGCCCGGGCAGCGTGATGTACCGGAACTGCTGCCACTTGCTTGCGCCGTCCAGCGCGGCGGACTCGTAGAGGTCGTACGAGATGGTCTGCATCCCGGCGAGATAGATCAACGCGTTGTAGCCGGTCCAACGCCAGATCACGATGACGGCGATCGCGATCTGGGCGGTCCAGTCGCCGTTGCGCCAGTCGATCGCGTCCATCCCGAACACCGACATCGCCCAGTTCGCGAAGCCTCCGTCAGTGGCGAAGATCTGCCCGAAGATCAAGGTCGCGGCGGCGACCGACGTGGCATACGGAAGGATCATCGAGATGCGGAAGAACATCCGCACCCGCATCCGGTAGTTGAGCAGATGCGCCAGGCCCAAGGCGAGCAACAACTGCGGGATCGTCGACAGCGCGCCGATCGTGACGGTCTTCCACGCTGCGTTGTAGAAGTCGGGGTTGGAGAAGAGCCAGCGGAAGTTCTCGAACCCGACCCACTGCATGTCAGACCCGAGGCGCGCGTCGTACAGGCTGATCCAAGCTGTGTAGATCAACGGGAAAAGCCCGAACGCCGCGAAGATCAAGAAGAACGGCGCGATGAAGGCGTACGGGGCGCCTCGCCGCTCACGCCGGGAGCGACGCTGTCGTCGCCGGTTCGGACGCGTACCTTCCGCCTGGACTCGCGTACGTCTCGGCGCTGGCGCAGTTGTCGGTGTCGTCATCGGCTCTCCGGTCGCAGTTGGTCGCCAAGAACGGATCGGTGCGGCCGGCTTGCGTCGAACCGGCCGCACCAACCCGCTCAGCCCACCTGGTTGTCGACGGTCGAGGAGGCCTGCTCCCAGGCGTCGTCCGCGCTCACGTCACCGGTCTCGACCGACAGCAGCGCTTGCACCATCGCGTTCTTGATCGCCCCGTCGAGGGGGCCGAGAATCTGCGTCGGAGCACTCTGCGCGGACTTCGAAAAGATCTTGCCGATCGGCGCATTGTTGAAGTACTCGTCCTTGACATCGACCACCTGCGCCATCGCGTCGGTGTTCGACGGAAAGTTGCCGACCTCGGAGAACACCTTCGCCTGCTGCTTGGCGTCGGTGAGCCAGGCGATCAGGTCAGCGGCTTCCTCCTTGTTGTCGGATGCTTCGGGGATCGCGAGGTACGAGCCGCCCCAGTTGCCTCCTGCACCGCCCGGAAGCGACATCACGTTCCACTTGCCCTTACCGTCGTCGCCCGCCTTGCCCTTGATGTAACCGACCATCCACGACGGGCAGGCAATGGTCGCGAACGAGCCGGTGGCGAAACCCTTGTCCCAGCTGGCATCGAGGAACTGCTCGAGCCCGGCCGTCAGACCGGACTCCCCTGCCGACGCGGCCAGGTCGAACGCGTTTCGCACGGCGTC
The sequence above is drawn from the Nocardioidaceae bacterium SCSIO 66511 genome and encodes:
- a CDS encoding carbohydrate ABC transporter permease; amino-acid sequence: MIAGRNRSGTGLGPVGYALLALTAIAFAFPFYYMIVAGSRPMSDMAKSPPPLTPGPDLWSNVTTALEQQQIGLAITNSVVVSTAITVGTVLFCTSAGYAFAKLRFRGRNALFAFTVATMMIPPTLGVVPLFMVMSDYGLIGTLASVILPTLVTAFGVFFMRQYIAQSLPDELIEAARVDGASALRMFWSVVLPSARPGMAVLGMLTFMTAWNDFFWPIITLNSENPTVQVALNNLGSGYVPDTAVIMAGTLVGTAPVLIAFVILGRQIVGGIMAGAVKG
- a CDS encoding sugar ABC transporter permease, which gives rise to MTTPTTAPAPRRTRVQAEGTRPNRRRQRRSRRERRGAPYAFIAPFFLIFAAFGLFPLIYTAWISLYDARLGSDMQWVGFENFRWLFSNPDFYNAAWKTVTIGALSTIPQLLLALGLAHLLNYRMRVRMFFRISMILPYATSVAAATLIFGQIFATDGGFANWAMSVFGMDAIDWRNGDWTAQIAIAVIVIWRWTGYNALIYLAGMQTISYDLYESAALDGASKWQQFRYITLPGLRPTILFTIVVSTIGATQLFGEPLLFGGGIPQGGSQHQYQTLGLLMYQQGWQFGALGRAAAIAWVSFLLIVLLVLLNTAIARWRMRGTTLLGEEA